TTGCTGTGCCTGAGGAAATTCAAATTGATTTCCAAAAGTCATGAATACGGAGACAGTTTAAAACAGTAAGATTGCCTACGTCAGCACCGTCTGCTATGCAATTTTCCCGCTGTGACACCAATTATCCATGAGTATATTGAGAGCGTATACCCACAATTTCCACCCACAGCTTTTGCACctttgcaccttttttttttcttcttttgcatgTCCAAGTCAGACATTCCTAAATTTGTAAACTTGACTTTTCAGTATTGTTTCAATTTAATATTGCCCCCTGTTGATGGAGCGTCTTTTTTTGTCCctatttagtgttttatttgtaGCCTTTGCCTCAACACTGCAGTAGAAGAAATGGATCCATTAGCCTCATTTTTTTAGTTGCATGTTCCTGAGAAATTCCAGTGGAAAACATCTACTGGAAATCtaggaaaaaaggaagaaacacatttacattgTAAATGAAGTATGTTTTAtgcataatttatcatttttaatatatttgtatGTATTATAACCATCAGGAATATCTTGACTGTGGGACAATTAAAGGCATTATTTGATTAGTATTCGAAGCACGCAGTCTTTCTGAAAATTTGGATACACCcctgctaattctgaataaatgCGTGTGTGCAACCTTTTTGCATGTAGCTACTGTAAAAACCTGCTTATTCATTTTTATGGCAGACGAAATTTTACATCCCATACCCACAGGAAAAAGCAGTGAATGAATCTATTTGTGTATATTAGCGTATTGTGTCATTTAATAGTACAAGAGCAGTTTTGTGGTGGAACACTAATATTATAACTATTGCTTCTGATTATATCCAGTTATATGTAACTGAgaataacattttgttttgggaTACACAACTTTTGTAttggtgtgaaggaaattgGTCAACACAAAGCAAAGCTCATGTTATTAGAGGTAAGAATTAAACCAAATAAAAGTTTTGATGCTGGAAATTTTCTgatgacaaatattttttaaccataGAAATGAAGATTATAGGTTGGTTGTCTTTAATCAtctgttttcaaaaaaagataataacTCAAAAAAATTAACTGTATTAACccaaattaataatttaaaaagctttccTGGGCATTGTCATAAATGCAATGGCTGTCACTTACATAGACATTAGCCCTAAATATAACTGCTTTTTGAATTGTATTGACAtatattctcttttttatttttgatcctAGATCGTCAAGGAGCTGAGGGGCAGTCAAGTGGCCAAAACCTTTCGAAAGGCCATCAACAGAAAAGAGGGCATCCTGGCGATTGGAGGAACGTCTGAGTTGTCAAGTGTTGGCACACAACattcattttcaggtgtgtgttGCTGGCTCTGTTTGTGTTGCTGTCTTTTGTatacaaaaccaacatggaCTTTGTAACAGTAACGTTCCATTCAGTAATACTGTCCTGATCTCTGTGGGGGAAAATAAATTGTTGTCTGAGAAAAAAGCCACAGTCATTGTTCCCCACTTTATGTTTAGAGTTGTTTATGAGACTTCAAATAGTTTTCTCTTTAATTCTCGCTCTTGTGTGCGTAAATCCTTCCAGAGGAGGAACGATTCGCTTTTGTGAACTGGATCAACACTGCGCTGGAAAAAGACCCAGACTGTCAGCATGTCCTGCCCATGAACCCCAACACAGATTCTCTCTTCACGTCTGTGGGAGACGGCATAGTGCTTTGGTGAGAACAACTGTTGACTTTGCTTGTTCTTTATCTGAAATGACATAACACAACTCTCCTTGCATTTACATTAGCAGTAAAATTTTAGATGCAAATATGATCCTATGCAGAGGAAGCAGAACATTGAGATCTCCATATCTTGTTGCTAAAGTAAAATAGAAGTAGTTCTCCTAGAAAAACATTTCCGTAAATTaaaattttccaaaaatgttaatCCTAAAGTAGCAACAAGAAAAACTTGTGTTCTTTTATCCAAAGTATGAATGAACACATTGACAAAATCTCTTATTTCTAAATATGGCTGTTTCATATATGGATGTTTTATAACTATttctagttttgtttattaatgtaaatggaaaaataaataaagtatacaTAGCTTTACTATTACTTGCATTAGTGGTATTTTCACCACATTTCTTTGATGGCGTCATTATTGGAATCGAGACACGGCAAAAAGAATGaatctatttaaataaatactttgtttGATTCAGCAAAATGATCAACCTGTCAGCACCAGATACCATTGATGAGAGGACCATTAACAAGAAGAAGCTGACACCGTTCACAATACAGGTCagttcaaagcatttttttattattaagctATGTGTTTCTGCTCCATCACCCATCAGTTTTATTTCACGCTACAGGAGAATCTGAATCTGGCCCTAAACTCTGCGTCTGCCATCGGCTGCCATGTGGTGAACATTGGTGCTTTAGATCTGAAGGAAGGGAAGCCCCATCTGGTGCTGGGCCTGCTGTGGCAGATCATTAAGATCGGCCTGTTTGCTGACATTGAGCTCAGCAGAAATGAaggtgcagtgtgtgtgttttcaaacaAGTCAGTCAGGCTCACTGGTCCTCTTTAGAGTAGGTGAACTGATGGTTAATTCTCCTCTGCAGCCCTGGCGGCATTACTGAGAGACGGAGAAACTCTAGAGGACCTGATGAAACTGTCTCCAGAGGAGCTGCTGCTTCGCTGGGCAAACTACCATCTGGAAAACGCCGGCTACAAGAAGATCAACAACTTCAGCTCAGACATCAAGGTGGGTCTACTTCCTCCTGCTCACTTTGCATCTTCAAACACGGCAACATGATTGAAAAACCTTTGGGCTTTTTAGCCAGAATCAAGAAAAATCGTTCTTGAAGGGGGCATATTTTAATTCCTTGCATTTAAACAGCTGCTGAGTCCACGTACAGTGTCTGTGGGGTCAGGTAGTCCATGTTCATGTTTCACAACCTCACCCAAATCTGCTCTGAAAATAGAAACAAGTGGCAAACATTCATTGACCCACATTcagatgtgtgtttttgggTTCAACTGATGAGCGTTTATTTGGCAAAGTATCCTTTACTGAGGAAGTTGAGAGAAGTAAAAGCAGTCATCATGTCTAATGTGGTGCTAGTTTCACCTCATAAAAGCAGGCCATTTTACAACGCTGATCattatttctgtctttctctCGTCTTCTCAAAGAAACCAAatgcttttgggttttttttctttgctttatgCTTTTGTTAGGTTCTGCTTATAGGAATTCAATGAGTGAACTGATTCTGACTTCAAAGAACACAAAATCAAAGAATTCTGCAAAGACGATTGATGAACAGAGTGACTTCCACATGAGCTGATGTTTTTCACAAACTTGTCCTCTTTGTCATTAAGACGTTCACATCAACAGcaaatttgtctttgtttttgatatCTGTCTTTTGGCCTGATTACAATAAAGTTTTTGGCCCATCATAATTgccctttctttttcttttcttttttcttttttgacttgTGCTCAGCACATTAACCCCACCCAATCCAAAAGTTTAACCAATCTCGGCAGTTCTTGCTGATTATTAGTGAAAAGGGTCAAAATTAACTCACATTTTCTTTAGCTGCAGTGAAATACAGAAGCAAATTTGTAATTTTTGGGACAGTCTGAACCAGCTAATACCGGTACCaaacctttcaaagtaaaagaaaggTGTAGGTGCCTTCTTAGACCCTAAATATGGAGAAAATGTTGTAGTTTGTCACGTATGAAGAATTTAGCTGGAATCTTAAAAGTAACATTGGTGTGCAGCCACTCTGAAGGTTATCAGCAGAACTGCTAAACTTTTGACCACTGATTTTCAGATGACTGatgatttttgacatttttccccaTTGCATAAATTAGTTATAAAAGCAAATATGTTCTTTGATgtttctctaaaaaatgaaaagttctaGATACTCTATAGTGGATAGGTTTTGTTGCATTGTAcagtatttgtattttgtttctttacatAAAAGGAGATTTTAGTTCTGGCCATAACTGAACTGTACATCAGGTACACAGACCTCTTTCTACTTATCAGAGCTCAGCCCATTGGTGCAAACTTAtgcatttgcttgttttttttttttctccaggacTCCAAAGCCTATTTCCACCTTCTAAATCAAATCTCTCCAAAAGGCAAAGACGAGGGCCAGCCATGCATCGACATCAACATGGCAGGCTTCAACGTAAGCTCTGGCGTCTGGCGCCCTGAACATGTGGTAGCAGCTGTGTCGCTCCTCTTCACTCGAGCATGTgtgttctgtctgtgtgtgccgCTCAGGAGAAAGATGACTTGAAGAGGGCAGAAGCCATGCTGCAGCAGGCCGACAGGCTTGGCTGTCGACAGTTTGTCACCCCAACTGACGTCGTCAACGGAAACCCCAAACTCAACCTCGCTTTTGTGGCCAATTTGTTTAACAAATACCCAGCTCTGACCAAACCTGAGAACCAGGACATTGACTGGGGACTGTTGGAGGGTGGGTGTTCCAAACTATCTCTTACTGgggttttggttcatttttacCTGTACTGTTCAAAATGAAGGTCTCTAAACTCTAAATCCCACAATCCTCTCCTGCGTAGGTGAGACAAGAGAAGAAAGGACATTTAGAAACTGGATGAACTCCTTGGGCGTGAACCCCCACGTCAACCATCTGTATGGGTATGTATTCCAAAACTTAATTCTCaaacacatttcccatgattcaTGTTAAAAAGCTTCACTCTAAATGTTCACTGTTCTTTCAGAGACCTGCAGGACGCCCTGGTCATCCTTCAACTTTATGAGAAGATTAAAATTCCTGTTGACTGGAACAACAAGGTCAACAAGCCGCCTTATCCCAAACTGGGAACAAACATGAAGAAGGTAGACTAGATTCTTGTTATCGTTCCTAACTAGAGCAAAACATGTTTGCCATTTTTATGATACATCTTATTTTGTTACTTAAAGTTGGAGAATTGCAACTATGCAGTGGAACTGGGCAGATCAGCGAAGTTCTCTCTCGTTGGCATTGGCGGGCAGGACCTGAACGATGGCAACCCTACTCTGACTCTGGCAGTAGTGTGGCAGCTGATGAGGAGGTAAAACATTGTTGTAACAGCATTCGTTAGCAGGCAAATTAAATGGCAACACGTTTAATGACAATGCCATTATAATAAGTATGTATGAACTAGTGTTGGCTTTCTATAGCCACATTCATGTTAAACGTGTTGTATGTTTACTCCTGTAGATACACATTGAATGTACTTGAGGACCTTGGTGATGGAGACAAAGTAAACGATGACATCATTGTAAAGTGGGTGAACAAAACTTTGGCTGACGCTGAAAAATCAACTAAGATTTCAAGTTTTAAGGTCAGTAGGCCACTCCACTTTTTTGGAGGGGGAGGGCTGTTGgagaaacaaactaacctttaaGCTTCTGCCTATTCACTGGTCAGGACAAGGAGATCAGCACCAGCTTGTCAGTTTTGGAACTGATAGACGCCATTCAGCCTGGAAGCGTCAACTACGAGCTGATAAAGACCAGCAGCCTTTCTGATGCCGACAAGTTAGAAAATGCCAAGTAAGAGTTCATTGAAATTTGTTGTGTGGCTGTCATTTAAtagcagttttttattttgagattttttattggtttgtttAGATACGCCATCTCCATGGCAAGAAAGATTGGAGCCCGCGTCTATGCACTTCCAGAGGACCTTGTGGAAGTCAAGCCAAAAATGGTGATGACGGTCTTCGCCTGCTTGATGGGTCGAGGAATGAAGCGCGTCTAGACAGCCCGCCTTCATTGATGTGGCACTTAAAAGTTTGGGAGCGCTCCCTCGaatgaaggaataaaaaaatctgtttttcttgtcttgAATGAGTCAAACACGTACATGTGCCCCCACCTGATTTGGTTAACAAAGGAATTTTTCCAGAAGGATTATGTGCTCTCCTCTTAATGAAGTCAAAACTACAACATTACAATCTCTAAAGAGATGGCCCTCATCAACTTTTTACTCTCTATGCAGAACTCTTTATGTACTagaatgctgtttttttagagCAAGTATGCATATCTCCAGCTGCAAGgttgtttacatatttttactCAGACTGATAAATTAATTATCGCCTTGACTAAGCAAAGCACATTCCTGAATACCTGAATCTATGTCTGAGAATGCCAGAAACGGGGATGAAGAGGCTGAATGTTTAGGTGAAGCATAtctcaaata
The DNA window shown above is from Oryzias latipes chromosome 14, ASM223467v1 and carries:
- the LOC101161915 gene encoding plastin-3, which encodes MSARITKEEEEEMREIFGKIDLDSNGFISDYELSELLKEAGHPLPGYRVREILQELDRNKDNQISFDEFLAIVKELRGSQVAKTFRKAINRKEGILAIGGTSELSSVGTQHSFSEEERFAFVNWINTALEKDPDCQHVLPMNPNTDSLFTSVGDGIVLCKMINLSAPDTIDERTINKKKLTPFTIQENLNLALNSASAIGCHVVNIGALDLKEGKPHLVLGLLWQIIKIGLFADIELSRNEALAALLRDGETLEDLMKLSPEELLLRWANYHLENAGYKKINNFSSDIKDSKAYFHLLNQISPKGKDEGQPCIDINMAGFNEKDDLKRAEAMLQQADRLGCRQFVTPTDVVNGNPKLNLAFVANLFNKYPALTKPENQDIDWGLLEGETREERTFRNWMNSLGVNPHVNHLYGDLQDALVILQLYEKIKIPVDWNNKVNKPPYPKLGTNMKKLENCNYAVELGRSAKFSLVGIGGQDLNDGNPTLTLAVVWQLMRRYTLNVLEDLGDGDKVNDDIIVKWVNKTLADAEKSTKISSFKDKEISTSLSVLELIDAIQPGSVNYELIKTSSLSDADKLENAKYAISMARKIGARVYALPEDLVEVKPKMVMTVFACLMGRGMKRV